The Endomicrobiales bacterium genome includes a window with the following:
- a CDS encoding rod shape-determining protein, with product MFNYLLSLFSNDMGIDLGTASVLVYVKGQGIVLREPSVVAIEKDTKRVLAVGEEAKRMLGRTPANIIAIRPLRNGVIADFEITEQMIRYFIKKVHNRRSFLHPRIVIGVPSGITEVERRAVRESAEQAGARQVYLIEEPMAAAIGANLPIQEPEGSMIVDIGGGTTEVAVISLGGMVVSRSLGIAGDEMNEAIVQYLRKKYNLLIGENTSEEVKIKIGSVFPMVKETSMEVKGRDQVTGLPKIISITSEEIRSALAEPMKAIIDVIKSTLEETPAELSADLVDRGIVLAGGGSLLHGLADLLAHETELPVVNAEDPLTCVVRGTGKYLEELDNIKYSRKSII from the coding sequence ATGTTTAATTACCTTTTAAGTTTGTTTTCTAATGATATGGGAATTGACCTCGGTACTGCGTCGGTTCTTGTATATGTTAAGGGTCAGGGCATTGTTCTGAGAGAACCCTCGGTTGTGGCTATTGAAAAAGACACAAAAAGGGTCCTTGCTGTAGGTGAAGAAGCAAAGAGAATGCTTGGCAGAACCCCTGCTAATATAATTGCGATAAGGCCATTGCGCAATGGTGTAATTGCCGACTTTGAAATTACAGAGCAGATGATAAGATACTTCATAAAAAAAGTACACAATCGCAGAAGCTTTTTGCACCCTCGTATAGTAATTGGTGTGCCTTCAGGTATAACCGAAGTTGAGCGCAGGGCTGTACGCGAATCAGCTGAACAGGCAGGAGCGAGGCAGGTTTATTTAATTGAAGAGCCCATGGCGGCCGCAATTGGCGCGAATTTGCCAATACAAGAGCCAGAAGGCAGTATGATAGTTGATATTGGTGGCGGCACAACAGAGGTTGCGGTAATATCTCTTGGTGGTATGGTGGTTTCAAGGTCATTAGGCATTGCCGGCGATGAAATGAACGAAGCGATTGTTCAGTATCTTAGAAAAAAATATAATCTACTTATTGGTGAAAATACCTCGGAGGAAGTAAAAATTAAAATCGGTTCGGTTTTTCCGATGGTAAAAGAAACAAGCATGGAAGTAAAAGGGCGCGATCAGGTAACGGGATTGCCTAAAATTATATCTATAACTTCTGAAGAAATTCGCTCGGCGCTTGCTGAACCTATGAAAGCAATAATTGATGTAATAAAAAGCACACTTGAAGAAACTCCCGCTGAGTTATCAGCCGACTTGGTAGATAGGGGTATTGTGCTTGCGGGCGGCGGTTCTTTGTTACATGGTCTTGCAGACCTGCTTGCTCATGAAACAGAACTCCCGGTAGTTAACGCAGAGGACCCATTAACATGCGTTGTGCGCGGCACTGGTAAATATCTTGAAGAACTTGATAATATCAAGTACAGCAGAAAAAGTATAATTTAA
- the mreC gene encoding rod shape-determining protein MreC — translation MQNPSTIHSNPIKTLIVLLLIGFLLLASHLTEKIVVMKKFMFYVLAPSATSASVVVNFSTKSFEGVKTIVAARQENIVLKEIINKHLGSWVELDQLRQENARLRELVGFKSQLGNMALSAQVLSRDSDGWFQWITVNKGIKDGVIADVAVLAIANAQPCVLGRIYEVFENSSKVILITNPLFSVPAKLKNANRDALIEGSNNGFLSARFLKDESVVVSCGDDVITSALSSVFPQGFRIGTISSVQESSEESTLVALVKPAINLNTVSETIILLPKGNKSKD, via the coding sequence ATGCAAAACCCTTCCACAATTCATTCTAACCCAATTAAAACCCTAATAGTACTTTTGCTAATTGGTTTTCTATTATTAGCTTCTCATCTCACAGAAAAAATAGTTGTAATGAAGAAATTTATGTTTTATGTACTTGCTCCAAGCGCTACATCTGCTTCTGTAGTTGTTAATTTTTCCACAAAGTCGTTTGAAGGTGTAAAGACAATTGTGGCGGCAAGGCAAGAAAATATAGTACTTAAAGAGATTATAAATAAACATCTTGGTTCTTGGGTTGAGCTTGACCAATTACGCCAAGAAAATGCGCGCCTTCGCGAGCTGGTGGGTTTTAAAAGTCAACTTGGGAATATGGCACTTTCCGCGCAAGTTTTATCGCGTGATTCTGACGGCTGGTTCCAATGGATTACGGTTAACAAAGGTATAAAAGATGGTGTTATAGCAGATGTTGCCGTGCTTGCAATTGCAAACGCACAGCCCTGTGTGCTTGGCAGAATTTATGAAGTTTTTGAAAACTCATCAAAAGTTATACTTATCACAAATCCTCTTTTTTCTGTTCCCGCAAAACTAAAAAATGCAAATAGAGATGCCTTAATAGAAGGTTCAAACAACGGCTTTTTGTCCGCCCGTTTTTTAAAAGATGAGTCGGTTGTTGTATCTTGCGGCGATGATGTTATAACAAGCGCGTTAAGCTCGGTGTTTCCTCAAGGGTTTAGAATAGGCACTATATCTTCCGTGCAGGAAAGTTCTGAAGAGTCAACTCTTGTTGCCTTAGTAAAGCCGGCAATAAACCTAAACACCGTGTCTGAAACAATAATTTT